Proteins encoded within one genomic window of Couchioplanes caeruleus:
- the rpmG gene encoding 50S ribosomal protein L33, protein MAKATDVRPKITLACTECKDRNYITRKNRRNDPDRIELKKFCPRDGKHTLHRETR, encoded by the coding sequence GTGGCCAAGGCGACCGACGTCCGTCCCAAGATCACCTTGGCGTGTACGGAGTGCAAGGACCGCAACTACATCACGCGCAAGAACCGGCGCAACGACCCGGACCGCATCGAGCTGAAGAAGTTCTGCCCCCGGGACGGCAAGCACACCTTGCACCGCGAGACCCGCTGA
- a CDS encoding sensor histidine kinase, translating to MRRIRGELLYALTGFPWAAASLVAVAAMVFVGTALSVTLVGLPVLALALVAARSAARVDRAAARRLLGVTVEPPGPGRPGRGPVGWTWERLRDAAGWRALLYRVVKAPLALLAVVVSLIFWGYGLAALTYPVWWSYVPAQTDSHGRGRQGLGLVGDVYLDTWPAALATAGVGLLLLGVAPWAVRAAVAPDTWLIRGLLGGGGQPADRIRILEQTRAHAVEDAAIRLREIERNLHDGAQPQLVALAMRLDMARTMLSGDTSPPDLDRILTLIDAAHRGATDAIGELRDLAQGIHPPILDSGLEAALHTVAARSALPVDLSVTLAARPSAAVETCLYFCATELVNNAAKHSGARRVAVDVTDRYGVIRLVVRDDGNGGVRLGGGTGLDGLIERLGAFDGRLHIDSRPGGPSTVTVEVPDHA from the coding sequence GTGAGGCGGATCCGCGGCGAGCTGCTGTACGCGTTGACCGGCTTCCCGTGGGCCGCGGCGAGCCTTGTGGCGGTGGCGGCGATGGTGTTCGTCGGTACCGCCCTGTCGGTCACGCTCGTCGGGTTGCCGGTGCTGGCCCTTGCACTGGTTGCCGCACGGTCCGCGGCGAGGGTGGACCGCGCGGCGGCCCGGAGACTGCTCGGGGTCACCGTGGAACCGCCCGGGCCGGGCAGGCCGGGGCGGGGCCCGGTCGGATGGACCTGGGAACGGCTGCGCGACGCGGCCGGGTGGCGCGCTCTGCTGTACCGCGTGGTGAAGGCGCCGCTGGCGCTCCTGGCAGTCGTGGTCAGCCTGATCTTCTGGGGGTACGGCCTTGCGGCGCTCACCTATCCGGTGTGGTGGTCGTACGTGCCGGCGCAGACCGACAGTCACGGTCGCGGCCGGCAGGGTCTCGGCCTGGTGGGAGACGTCTACCTGGACACGTGGCCGGCGGCCCTGGCCACGGCGGGCGTCGGGCTCCTCCTGCTCGGCGTAGCGCCCTGGGCGGTCCGCGCCGCGGTCGCACCGGACACCTGGCTCATCCGTGGCCTCCTCGGCGGCGGGGGGCAACCAGCCGACCGGATCCGGATCCTCGAGCAGACCCGCGCGCACGCCGTCGAGGACGCGGCGATCCGGCTCCGGGAAATCGAACGCAACCTGCACGACGGCGCCCAGCCCCAGCTCGTCGCGCTGGCGATGCGGTTGGACATGGCCCGCACCATGCTCTCCGGCGACACCTCGCCGCCGGATCTGGACCGGATCCTCACCTTGATCGACGCGGCCCACCGCGGTGCCACCGACGCGATCGGCGAACTGCGCGACCTCGCGCAGGGCATCCATCCGCCGATCCTCGACAGCGGTCTGGAGGCCGCCCTGCACACCGTCGCGGCCCGCAGCGCCCTGCCCGTCGACCTTTCCGTCACGCTGGCGGCCCGGCCGTCCGCGGCGGTCGAGACCTGCCTGTACTTCTGCGCCACCGAACTGGTCAACAACGCCGCCAAGCACAGCGGTGCCCGCCGCGTCGCCGTCGACGTGACCGATCGGTACGGTGTGATCCGCCTGGTCGTACGCGACGACGGGAACGGCGGCGTCCGCCTCGGCGGCGGAACCGGCCTGGACGGGCTGATCGAGCGCCTCGGCGCGTTCGACGGCCGACTGCACATCGACAGCCGACCGGGCGGGCCGAGCACCGTCACCGTGGAGGTACCCGACCATGCCTGA
- the secE gene encoding preprotein translocase subunit SecE, whose translation MAERKRPGDDAAGDRPEDEAFDDAVADDQAQDDVDEPVTHGGGTAVRERTENDDKPKAKKEGRGGNRIGGFFREVVSELRKVIWPTRKELLTYTSVVIVFVTVVTAIVALLDLGFSKAILASFGN comes from the coding sequence GTGGCCGAGAGGAAGCGACCCGGTGACGACGCTGCAGGCGACCGCCCCGAGGACGAGGCGTTCGACGACGCAGTCGCCGACGACCAGGCCCAGGACGACGTCGACGAGCCGGTGACCCACGGCGGCGGAACCGCCGTCCGGGAGCGCACGGAGAACGACGACAAGCCGAAGGCGAAGAAGGAAGGCCGGGGCGGCAACCGCATCGGCGGTTTCTTCCGCGAGGTCGTCAGTGAGCTGCGTAAGGTCATCTGGCCGACCCGCAAGGAGCTGCTGACCTACACCAGCGTCGTGATCGTCTTCGTCACCGTGGTGACCGCGATCGTCGCCCTGCTGGACCTGGGGTTCAGCAAGGCCATTCTGGCGTCGTTCGGCAACTGA
- a CDS encoding putative bifunctional diguanylate cyclase/phosphodiesterase, producing MAGRSQSRRRSPQYAWLVTSPLAIFAVICLAVYWYQTPAWWHEWPGALLVLAAFVAAHVSVLSVVVRRQAFLVVLNEIPLILAIYFLSPPAVILAQTVASLATQLWSRMDVTKQAYNVAKSAARTAAALVVVSALPKIDGAGPGTWGILSAGVVTATLVSWLSYAGVITAVQDRRAGQDALRAGSQTLVTAAINIVMGLVCLVALDATWWAAIPLGLLLLALAFVLRSFARFFRQHRTLTEVYELTQAMREQGNDGSLPDILLSRVCALMRAEYATLWLPALGRHPEVLLTARVDGKGLLDIAPTPTAVREEALKRGTTVAVGARFADTAHLRPCLRDSGVKDVIAVPLRSGQTTVGSLEVTNLLGDATTFRDADVQVLETIAAHAGVAVENSRLVERLRFDAYHDRLTSLPNRRRVTDALAESVKVRAPGEVVAVILFDVDGLRDVNESMGHAAGDKLLAEVAERLRSIAGPGALVGRIGGDEFVVTLRVESTEETVRLATEMREQLRGPMIVGSLALDVDTAAGVSLHPDHGDDPDALLRRAELAANSAKALPYGVQMFHPALESRAARRLGLAADLRRALDAGELEVHFQPKVSIKDRHLIGVECLARWQHPAHGEVSPDDFVAVAEHTGQLHRLTQVVLTAGLRHCREWADAGRPLSIAVNLSARTLLDPRFPDQVHELLKEYRIPAAQVTFEISEPGMLGEIERALPTLCRLRDLGVRLSVDDFGTGASSLSYLRQLPVHEVKIDDSFVQGMATDSGDLAIVRAVIGLSREFGLTVVAEGVESELTLDLLAELGCEIGQGYFFSRPLPVERLNTWLSAQTEPEETPTGEVRRLRAVG from the coding sequence ATGGCGGGGCGGTCGCAGTCGCGTCGACGTTCTCCGCAGTACGCGTGGCTCGTCACCTCGCCGCTAGCGATCTTCGCGGTCATCTGCCTGGCCGTCTACTGGTATCAGACCCCTGCCTGGTGGCATGAGTGGCCCGGCGCGCTGCTGGTGCTCGCGGCCTTTGTCGCCGCGCACGTCAGCGTGCTGAGCGTCGTCGTTCGCCGGCAGGCCTTTCTCGTCGTCCTGAACGAGATCCCGCTCATCCTCGCGATCTACTTCCTGTCTCCTCCGGCCGTCATCCTGGCCCAGACCGTCGCGAGCCTCGCGACCCAGCTCTGGTCACGGATGGACGTGACCAAACAGGCCTACAACGTCGCCAAGTCCGCGGCCCGCACGGCCGCCGCCCTCGTGGTCGTGTCCGCCCTGCCGAAGATCGACGGCGCCGGGCCGGGCACCTGGGGCATCCTGTCCGCCGGCGTGGTCACCGCCACGCTGGTGAGCTGGTTGTCCTACGCCGGAGTGATCACCGCCGTCCAGGACCGCCGAGCCGGGCAGGACGCCCTCCGGGCCGGATCCCAGACGCTCGTCACCGCGGCCATCAACATCGTGATGGGCCTCGTCTGCCTGGTCGCCCTCGATGCGACGTGGTGGGCCGCGATCCCGCTGGGTCTGCTCCTGCTCGCCCTGGCGTTCGTGCTCCGCTCCTTCGCCCGGTTCTTCCGTCAGCACCGCACCCTCACCGAGGTGTACGAGCTGACCCAGGCGATGCGCGAGCAGGGCAACGACGGCAGCCTTCCGGACATCCTGCTCAGCCGGGTCTGCGCCCTCATGCGCGCCGAGTACGCGACCCTCTGGCTGCCCGCGCTGGGGCGCCATCCCGAGGTGCTGCTGACCGCCCGGGTGGACGGCAAGGGCCTGCTGGACATCGCGCCCACCCCCACGGCAGTGCGCGAGGAGGCGCTCAAGCGAGGAACCACCGTCGCGGTCGGCGCCCGCTTCGCCGACACTGCCCACCTGCGCCCTTGTCTGCGCGACAGCGGGGTCAAGGACGTCATCGCGGTGCCATTGCGCTCGGGCCAGACCACCGTGGGCAGCCTGGAGGTCACCAACCTGCTCGGCGACGCCACGACCTTCCGCGACGCCGATGTGCAGGTGCTCGAGACGATCGCGGCCCACGCCGGCGTCGCGGTGGAGAACTCGCGGCTGGTCGAGCGGCTGCGCTTCGACGCGTATCACGACCGACTCACTTCGCTGCCCAACCGGCGGAGGGTGACCGACGCGCTCGCCGAGTCCGTCAAGGTGCGGGCGCCGGGTGAGGTGGTCGCGGTCATCCTCTTCGACGTCGACGGCCTGCGCGACGTCAACGAGTCCATGGGGCATGCCGCCGGCGACAAGCTGCTGGCCGAGGTCGCCGAGCGCCTGCGGAGCATCGCCGGGCCGGGCGCGCTGGTCGGCCGGATCGGCGGCGACGAGTTCGTGGTCACGCTGCGGGTCGAGAGCACCGAGGAGACCGTACGGCTGGCCACCGAGATGCGTGAGCAGCTCCGGGGCCCGATGATCGTCGGCTCGCTCGCCCTCGACGTGGACACGGCCGCCGGGGTGTCCCTGCACCCGGACCACGGCGACGATCCCGACGCCCTGCTGCGCCGCGCCGAGCTTGCCGCCAACTCGGCGAAGGCCCTCCCGTACGGGGTGCAGATGTTCCACCCCGCCCTGGAGTCCCGGGCGGCCCGCCGCCTCGGCCTCGCCGCCGACCTGCGGCGCGCGCTGGACGCCGGGGAGCTCGAGGTCCACTTCCAGCCGAAGGTCTCCATCAAGGACCGCCACCTCATCGGCGTCGAGTGCCTCGCCCGCTGGCAGCATCCCGCACACGGCGAGGTGTCCCCGGACGACTTCGTGGCGGTGGCCGAGCACACCGGACAGCTCCACCGGCTCACCCAGGTCGTCCTCACCGCCGGCCTGCGGCACTGCCGGGAGTGGGCGGACGCGGGACGGCCCCTGTCCATCGCGGTCAACCTGTCGGCCCGCACCCTGCTGGATCCCCGCTTTCCCGACCAGGTCCACGAGCTGCTGAAGGAGTACCGGATCCCGGCCGCGCAGGTCACCTTCGAGATCTCGGAGCCGGGGATGCTGGGTGAGATCGAGCGGGCCCTGCCGACCCTCTGCCGGCTGCGGGATCTGGGCGTACGGCTCTCGGTCGACGACTTCGGTACGGGCGCCTCGTCACTGTCCTACCTCCGCCAGCTTCCGGTGCACGAGGTGAAGATCGACGACAGCTTCGTCCAGGGCATGGCGACCGACTCGGGCGACCTGGCGATCGTGCGGGCCGTGATCGGGCTCTCCCGCGAGTTCGGCCTCACGGTGGTCGCCGAGGGGGTGGAGAGCGAGCTCACCCTGGATCTGCTGGCGGAGCTGGGCTGTGAGATCGGGCAGGGGTACTTCTTCAGCCGTCCGCTGCCGGTGGAGCGCCTCAACACGTGGCTGAGCGCGCAGACCGAGCCCGAGGAGACCCCGACCGGCGAGGTGCGGCGCCTGCGCGCCGTGGGCTGA
- a CDS encoding YajQ family cyclic di-GMP-binding protein, which translates to MAASPSFDIVSKVDGQEVDNAFHQAEKELGTRFDFRGTGTTIVKSGENGVTITSETEERASAALEVYKEKLVKRNISLKSLDAGEPRQSGKTYKIDCKVVEGIEADRAKAISKKIRDEGPKGVQAQIQGDQLRVTGKKRDDLQAVIALLKQEDFGVALQFTNYR; encoded by the coding sequence ATGGCAGCCAGCCCGTCGTTCGACATCGTCAGCAAGGTCGACGGCCAGGAGGTGGACAACGCCTTCCACCAGGCGGAGAAGGAGCTCGGCACCCGGTTTGACTTCCGGGGGACCGGGACCACCATCGTCAAGTCGGGGGAGAACGGGGTCACCATCACCTCGGAGACCGAGGAGCGTGCCTCCGCGGCCCTCGAGGTGTACAAGGAGAAGCTGGTCAAGCGGAACATCTCCCTGAAGTCTCTCGACGCTGGGGAGCCTCGCCAGTCCGGGAAGACCTACAAGATCGACTGCAAGGTGGTCGAGGGGATCGAGGCCGACAGGGCCAAGGCGATCAGCAAGAAGATCCGTGACGAGGGTCCCAAGGGCGTCCAGGCGCAGATCCAGGGCGACCAGCTTCGGGTCACCGGCAAGAAGCGCGACGACCTCCAGGCCGTCATCGCCCTACTCAAGCAGGAGGACTTCGGGGTCGCTCTGCAGTTCACCAACTACCGCTAA
- a CDS encoding ATP-binding cassette domain-containing protein: MRFEQLWFRYARRAEWTLREVGATVAPGATVVVLGRNGAGKSTLLQLAAGVLRPVRGAVHDRPAVVGWVPERFPADQPFTTRQYLTGMAALRGLCGLPRDREIDRWIERLGLGDHRHTPLHTLSKGTAQKVGLAQALLVTPGLLVLDEPWEGLDAQTRTLIPEIVAEVTAAGGAVLVSDHRDEIAGLSDATRWMVAEGTLATDWTSEDTEDVVVEVAVRRADVDRTVARLRADGHRVLGVREEQPR, encoded by the coding sequence GTGCGATTCGAGCAGCTCTGGTTCCGATATGCGCGCCGCGCGGAGTGGACGCTGCGCGAGGTGGGCGCCACCGTCGCGCCGGGAGCCACGGTCGTCGTCCTCGGCCGCAACGGCGCCGGCAAGTCCACCCTGCTGCAACTCGCCGCGGGTGTGCTGCGCCCGGTCCGGGGCGCCGTCCACGATCGCCCCGCCGTGGTCGGGTGGGTTCCGGAGCGCTTTCCGGCCGACCAGCCCTTCACGACGCGCCAATACCTCACCGGCATGGCGGCGCTGCGCGGTCTGTGCGGTCTCCCCCGCGATCGCGAGATCGACCGCTGGATCGAGCGCCTGGGTCTCGGCGACCACCGGCACACCCCGCTGCACACCCTCTCCAAGGGCACCGCGCAGAAGGTGGGCCTAGCCCAGGCGCTCCTCGTCACCCCGGGCCTCCTCGTGCTCGACGAGCCGTGGGAGGGCCTGGACGCGCAGACGCGCACGCTGATCCCCGAGATCGTCGCCGAGGTGACCGCCGCCGGGGGAGCGGTGCTGGTCAGTGACCACCGCGACGAGATCGCCGGCCTGAGCGACGCGACCCGCTGGATGGTCGCCGAGGGCACTCTCGCCACCGACTGGACGTCCGAGGACACCGAGGACGTGGTGGTCGAGGTCGCGGTCCGCCGCGCGGACGTCGACCGGACGGTGGCCCGGCTGCGTGCCGACGGTCACCGCGTCTTGGGCGTACGCGAGGAGCAGCCGCGATGA
- the rplA gene encoding 50S ribosomal protein L1, whose amino-acid sequence MQRSKAYRKAAEQIDAGKLYEPAEAVKLAKESSPTKFDATVEVAMRLGVDPRKADQMVRGTVNLPHGTGKTARVIVFAQGAKAEEAVAAGADEVGTDELVARIQGGWLDFDAAIATPDQMAKIGRIARILGPRGLMPNPKTGTVTMDVTKAVSDIKGGKITFRVDKHSNLHLIIGKASFSAEQLIDNYGAVLDEVLRAKPSAAKGKYLKKVTVSTTMGPGVPVDPNVVKNLRGEAQA is encoded by the coding sequence ATGCAGCGCAGCAAGGCTTACCGCAAGGCCGCCGAGCAGATCGACGCCGGCAAGCTCTACGAGCCCGCCGAGGCCGTGAAGCTGGCGAAGGAGAGCAGCCCCACCAAGTTCGACGCCACGGTCGAGGTCGCCATGCGCCTCGGCGTCGACCCGCGCAAGGCGGACCAGATGGTCCGCGGCACGGTCAACCTGCCGCACGGCACCGGCAAGACCGCCCGCGTGATCGTCTTCGCCCAGGGCGCGAAGGCCGAGGAGGCCGTCGCGGCCGGCGCCGACGAGGTCGGCACGGACGAGCTCGTGGCCCGGATCCAGGGCGGCTGGCTGGACTTCGACGCCGCCATCGCCACCCCGGACCAGATGGCCAAGATCGGCCGCATCGCCCGGATCCTCGGCCCCCGCGGCCTCATGCCGAACCCGAAGACCGGCACGGTCACCATGGACGTGACCAAGGCGGTCTCGGACATCAAGGGCGGCAAGATCACCTTCCGGGTGGACAAGCACTCGAACCTGCACCTGATCATCGGCAAGGCCTCCTTCTCGGCCGAGCAGCTCATCGACAACTACGGCGCGGTGCTCGACGAGGTCCTGCGGGCCAAGCCGTCCGCGGCCAAGGGCAAGTACCTCAAGAAGGTCACCGTCAGCACCACCATGGGTCCCGGCGTGCCGGTCGACCCCAACGTGGTCAAGAACCTGCGCGGCGAGGCTCAGGCCTGA
- a CDS encoding sulfurtransferase produces MIDPVVDFPWVAERGDGVVLADVRWYLDGRSGRQAYENGHLPGAVFVDLDRWLARPASPADGRHPLPDPEVFAEGMAAAGIGDGDTVVAYDDAGGVVAARLVWMLRATGHDAALLDGGLTAYEGPLVSGPAGRTPAVFTPRPWPGDRLADLEATAGGDAVVLDARDRERFRGDAEPVDPRAGHIPGARNLPCRENVDERGRFLSVPELRERFAAVGLRDGSDVVSYCGSGVTACHNLLAMEHAGLGIGRLYPGSWSQYSATDRPAATGD; encoded by the coding sequence GTGATCGATCCGGTCGTCGACTTTCCGTGGGTGGCCGAGCGCGGGGACGGGGTGGTGCTGGCCGATGTCCGTTGGTATCTCGACGGGCGGTCGGGGCGCCAGGCCTACGAGAACGGTCATCTGCCCGGGGCGGTCTTCGTCGATCTGGACCGGTGGCTGGCCCGGCCGGCCTCGCCCGCCGACGGCCGGCATCCGCTGCCGGATCCCGAGGTCTTCGCCGAGGGTATGGCCGCGGCGGGCATCGGCGACGGGGACACCGTCGTCGCGTACGACGACGCGGGCGGTGTCGTCGCGGCGCGACTGGTCTGGATGCTGCGCGCCACCGGTCATGATGCCGCGCTGCTCGACGGCGGGCTTACGGCGTACGAAGGGCCACTGGTGAGCGGCCCGGCCGGCCGGACCCCCGCGGTCTTCACGCCTCGGCCGTGGCCGGGTGACCGGCTGGCCGATCTCGAGGCCACCGCCGGCGGGGATGCCGTGGTGCTGGACGCGCGGGATCGGGAGCGGTTCCGGGGCGACGCGGAGCCGGTCGATCCGCGGGCGGGGCACATTCCTGGGGCCCGCAACCTGCCCTGTCGCGAGAATGTCGACGAGCGGGGCCGCTTTCTTTCGGTTCCCGAGTTGCGCGAACGGTTCGCGGCGGTGGGTCTGCGCGACGGCAGTGACGTCGTGTCCTATTGCGGTTCCGGTGTCACCGCATGTCATAACTTGTTGGCGATGGAACATGCGGGTCTCGGCATCGGCCGCCTCTATCCGGGTTCCTGGTCGCAATACAGCGCGACCGATCGTCCCGCCGCGACGGGCGATTAA
- a CDS encoding MaoC/PaaZ C-terminal domain-containing protein, translating to MAEELPTHTFRVTRADLVRYAGASGDFNTIHWSDRIAESVGLPGVIAHGMYTMALAGRAVADWAGAPDAVVEYGVRFTRPVPVPDTDEGTEVVVSGVVKEVTDDGLTKIDITATCNGEKVLAMARATVRKR from the coding sequence ATGGCTGAGGAACTGCCCACCCACACCTTCCGCGTCACCCGGGCCGACCTGGTCCGGTATGCCGGCGCGTCCGGTGACTTCAACACGATCCACTGGAGCGACCGCATCGCCGAGAGCGTGGGCCTGCCCGGCGTCATCGCCCACGGCATGTACACGATGGCTCTCGCCGGCCGGGCCGTCGCGGACTGGGCCGGCGCCCCGGACGCCGTGGTCGAGTACGGCGTCCGCTTCACCCGCCCGGTCCCCGTGCCGGACACAGACGAGGGCACGGAGGTCGTCGTGAGCGGGGTCGTCAAGGAGGTCACCGACGACGGGCTCACCAAGATCGACATCACCGCGACCTGCAACGGCGAGAAGGTTCTCGCCATGGCGCGCGCCACGGTCCGCAAGAGGTGA
- a CDS encoding CPBP family intramembrane glutamic endopeptidase, which produces MAAWFCDQSADHSFLCMSIKQFAVDAERRPRTGWRILGYFVCWFALYGGVLYLVAGPEPTVVRNVIAHLVVVGAGVGVTAMFRCFVDRRRWRDIGLVAPDRRQLAFIAAGFAAGVTVVGLWFAVQLALGSAKVTGFELTERGVVGTTGVLAVGFLYYATSATTEEMAFRGYIFQNLRERLPMTWAVGLTGLLFASGHFIGGSAGPLHFAIGLLDFVLFSSLMILTRLRTGALWMAISFHAAWNWAQDYLFGVGVAGEDDYHNALVHVRLDGPSLLVGGPHNADTDLLTILLEVMLIIGYCWYTRARRPAEARS; this is translated from the coding sequence GTGGCAGCTTGGTTCTGCGATCAGTCGGCCGACCATAGTTTTCTGTGCATGTCGATCAAACAGTTTGCTGTCGATGCCGAGCGCCGCCCTCGGACCGGCTGGCGCATCCTCGGTTACTTCGTCTGCTGGTTCGCGCTGTACGGGGGCGTGCTGTACCTGGTCGCCGGGCCGGAGCCCACCGTCGTCCGCAACGTGATCGCCCACCTCGTCGTGGTGGGTGCGGGGGTCGGCGTCACCGCGATGTTCCGGTGCTTCGTCGACCGGCGGCGCTGGCGCGACATCGGCCTGGTCGCGCCGGATCGCCGGCAGCTCGCCTTCATCGCCGCTGGTTTCGCGGCCGGTGTGACGGTGGTCGGCCTCTGGTTCGCGGTGCAGCTCGCGCTCGGCTCCGCGAAGGTCACCGGCTTCGAGCTGACCGAACGAGGCGTGGTGGGAACGACCGGGGTGTTGGCCGTTGGTTTCTTGTATTACGCGACGAGCGCGACGACCGAGGAGATGGCCTTTCGCGGGTACATCTTCCAGAACCTCCGCGAGCGACTGCCGATGACCTGGGCCGTCGGCCTCACCGGCCTGCTCTTCGCGTCCGGGCATTTCATCGGCGGCTCGGCGGGGCCGCTGCACTTCGCGATCGGCTTGCTCGACTTCGTACTCTTCTCGTCGTTGATGATCCTCACCCGGCTCAGGACCGGCGCTCTCTGGATGGCGATCAGCTTCCACGCCGCCTGGAACTGGGCGCAGGACTACCTGTTCGGGGTGGGGGTCGCCGGCGAGGACGACTACCACAACGCCCTGGTGCACGTCCGGCTCGACGGCCCGTCGCTGCTGGTCGGTGGTCCCCACAACGCGGACACCGATCTGCTCACGATCCTGCTGGAGGTTATGTTGATCATCGGGTACTGCTGGTACACCCGTGCTCGGAGGCCCGCCGAGGCCCGCTCGTGA
- a CDS encoding MaoC family dehydratase N-terminal domain-containing protein → MPLDPSFVGRSWPATEPYLVGREKIREFATAIGATDSLYHDPEAARAAGYPDVVAPPTFPVVITMTASGRQILADPALGLDYRRVVHGDQKFAYTRPVVAGDALVCVNSVDEITSRGGHDFMTTRTEVSTVDGEPVVTVWSKLVQRGEEDHG, encoded by the coding sequence ATGCCCCTCGACCCGTCTTTCGTCGGCCGTAGCTGGCCGGCCACCGAGCCCTACCTGGTGGGCCGCGAGAAGATCCGTGAGTTCGCCACCGCCATCGGCGCCACCGACTCCCTGTACCACGACCCGGAGGCCGCCCGCGCCGCCGGCTATCCCGACGTGGTGGCGCCGCCCACGTTCCCGGTCGTGATCACGATGACCGCCTCCGGCCGCCAGATCCTCGCCGATCCCGCTCTCGGCCTCGACTACCGCCGCGTCGTGCACGGCGACCAGAAGTTCGCCTACACCCGGCCGGTCGTCGCCGGCGACGCGCTGGTCTGCGTCAACAGCGTCGACGAGATCACCAGCCGGGGCGGGCACGACTTCATGACCACCCGGACCGAGGTCTCCACCGTCGACGGCGAGCCGGTCGTGACGGTGTGGTCCAAGCTCGTCCAGCGCGGGGAGGAAGACCATGGCTGA
- the nusG gene encoding transcription termination/antitermination protein NusG, with protein sequence MPEYDDETAHSADEQSSVATAGDAESVEAAAVDPEGDTPEAEAPEADEDYDPVAELRQKLRYAPGDWYVVHSYAGYENKVKTNLETRITSLDMEDFIFQVEVPTREEVEVKNGKRNQVQAKVFPGYILVRMDLTPESYSCVRNTPGVTGFVGATDRVDRPAPLSLDEVLKWLAPAVEAEEKKAKPEVKVLDFEVGDSVTVTDGAFASLPASISEINADQQKLKVLVSIFGRETPVELNFNQVAKI encoded by the coding sequence GTGCCTGAGTACGACGACGAGACCGCCCATTCCGCCGACGAGCAGTCCTCGGTGGCGACCGCGGGCGACGCCGAGTCGGTCGAGGCCGCAGCCGTCGACCCGGAGGGCGACACGCCCGAGGCGGAGGCGCCCGAGGCGGACGAGGACTACGACCCCGTCGCCGAGCTGCGCCAGAAGCTGCGCTACGCCCCCGGCGACTGGTACGTGGTGCACTCGTACGCCGGTTACGAGAACAAGGTCAAGACCAACCTCGAGACCCGGATCACGAGCCTCGACATGGAGGACTTCATCTTCCAGGTCGAGGTGCCGACCCGCGAAGAGGTCGAGGTCAAGAACGGCAAGCGCAACCAGGTCCAGGCCAAGGTCTTCCCGGGCTACATCCTGGTCCGGATGGATCTGACGCCGGAGTCGTACTCCTGCGTGCGCAACACCCCGGGCGTGACCGGCTTCGTGGGCGCGACCGACCGGGTCGACCGCCCGGCGCCGCTGTCGCTCGACGAGGTGCTCAAGTGGCTCGCCCCGGCCGTCGAGGCCGAGGAGAAGAAGGCCAAGCCCGAGGTCAAGGTCCTCGACTTCGAGGTCGGCGACTCGGTCACCGTCACCGACGGCGCGTTCGCGTCGCTGCCGGCCTCCATCTCCGAGATCAACGCCGACCAGCAGAAGCTCAAGGTGCTGGTGTCGATCTTCGGCCGGGAGACCCCGGTCGAGCTGAACTTCAACCAGGTCGCCAAGATCTGA
- a CDS encoding response regulator, with amino-acid sequence MRVVLAEDAAVLRDGLTELLDTYGHQVVAAVADADALLAVAADHRPDVAVVDIRMPPTHTDEGLRAAIELRRTYPRLGVLVFSQYIEARYATDLLAIRAGGVGYLVKERVTNVRSFMSALTRVAAGETVLDPDVVVQLVGANRHRDTLDRLTAREQEVLDLMAQGRSNTAIAQLLHISIGTVEKHVSAIFGKFDLAAADTDHRRVLAVLRYLKE; translated from the coding sequence CTGCGCGTCGTGCTCGCCGAGGACGCCGCGGTGCTCCGCGACGGGCTGACCGAGCTGCTCGACACGTACGGACACCAGGTCGTCGCCGCGGTGGCCGACGCCGACGCGCTGCTCGCCGTGGCCGCCGACCACCGCCCGGACGTCGCAGTGGTCGACATCCGCATGCCGCCCACCCACACCGACGAGGGCCTGCGCGCCGCCATCGAACTGCGCCGCACGTACCCCCGGCTCGGCGTGCTGGTCTTTTCCCAGTACATCGAGGCGCGGTACGCCACCGACCTGCTCGCCATCCGCGCGGGTGGGGTCGGGTACCTGGTCAAGGAGCGGGTCACCAACGTCAGGTCATTCATGTCGGCGCTGACCCGGGTCGCCGCCGGCGAGACCGTGCTGGACCCCGACGTCGTCGTGCAACTGGTCGGCGCCAACCGGCATCGGGACACCCTCGACCGGCTCACCGCACGCGAACAGGAGGTGCTCGACCTGATGGCCCAGGGCCGCTCGAACACCGCGATCGCCCAACTGCTCCACATCAGCATCGGAACGGTCGAGAAGCACGTCAGCGCGATCTTCGGCAAGTTCGACCTGGCAGCAGCGGACACCGATCACCGGCGGGTGCTCGCGGTACTGCGGTACCTCAAGGAATGA